ACCGGAGAGCCCGGCAGCGTGCCTGCCTTGACGAGGGTGCCGATGGCATCGGCCACCGCGATGAAGCTCCCGGTGATGGCCGCCGTCCGCGTGCCTCCGTCCGCCTGGAGGACGTCGCAGTCCACCCACACCGTGCGCTCGCCCAGCTTGGCCATCTCGACCACGACCCTCAGCGAGCGCCCGACCAGCCGCTGGATCTCCTGCGAGCGGCCGCTCGGTCCGTTGCGCTCGCGGGTCATGCGCGTATTGGTCGAGCGCGGCAGCATGCCGTATTCAGCCGTCACCCAGCCCTTGCCCTGGCCCTTGAGAAAGGACGGGACTTTCTCCTCGATGGAGGCCGTGCAGACGACCTTGGTATCGCCGAATTCGACGAGCACCGACCCTTCCGGATGCCTGAGGTAGTCGCGCGTCACCCGCACCGGACGGAGGTCGTCCGGCTGCCGCCCGTCGCTCCGCGCGCTCATCGCGAGGTCCCGCTCTTGCCCGGCTCGGTCTGGACGGTCCGCACGCGCTGATCGTACCGCCGCTTGTATTCCGCGAGGCCCACATAGATCGCCTTGGCCACCGCCTCGCGGTGCTCCACGGAGGCGAGCTTCTTTTCTTCCCGCGGATTCGTGAGGAAGCCGATCTCGATCAAGATGGCAGGCATGGCGGCGCCGCCCAGGACGTAGAAGCCCGCCTGCTTGACGCCCCGGTTGACGAGGCGGAGCGTGCGCGTGGTCGAGTCCAGCACGGTCTCGGCGAGGAAGCTCGACTCCTGCTGGAACTCGGACTGCGCCATGTCCCAGAGGATGCTCTTGAGCAGATCCGTCCTCTGACGCGACTGCGGGTTCTCGAGCTCGACCACGCCGTTCTCGATGGCCGCCGTCTGGCGTGCCTCATTGTCGGTCGCCTCCGAGGACAGGAAGTACACCTCCACCCCCTCCGACACCGACCGCGGGTGCGCGTTGGCGTGGATGGACACGAACAGATCGGCGCGCCGTTTATTGGCGAAATTGGTCCGTTCGCGCAATGGCACGAAGACGTCCGTGCTCCGAGTGAGGGCGACCTTGACCCCCAGCCCGTCCTCGACCATGCGGGCGGCGCGGCGCGTCACGTCGAGCACGACGTCTTTCTCCATGACGCCCGTGGGACCGGTGGCCCCGGGGTCGTGGCCGCCGTGGCCCGCGTCCATCACGATGAGCTGGAGGGGGGTGACGCCGCCATTGGTCTTGGGAGCGGCGCCACTCGCGCTCTCCTTCGGGCGGTAGATGTCCACGACGACCCGGAAGGGATCCTGGAGCGACGCGGTCTTGACGTCGGCCGCCCTGCTCTCCAGCACGATCCTGAGGAGGGCATCCGGTCCGGTCGCTTCGAGACGCACTTCTTTGACGAGCCCGTCATCGATCTCCTCGACGCGCACCCTCGGGACGGCCAGGCTGGACAGGCGCACGCGAATCTCTTTCTGACCGGGGGCGACGAGATAGGAAAGCTCCGCGCCTGCCTCGACGACGATTCGCGTGAAGGACGGGTACGAGCGGTATCGCAGCTCCTCGAACGGCACGCTGGCGTTGACGCGCTTGAGGCGCGGCCGGTTCTCCAGGGCCGCCATTGGTCGCGCCGCCGTGATGCCGGGGGCGAGCTTGCCGAGTCCCTTGGCGAGGAAGCCCTCCGGGATGAGCCAACCCTTGGCGGTGGCCCGCGCGGGCGCCTCGAGCGTGAGGGGTTCGCCCGCGACGGTCAGTCGAGCCTGGTCCCGCGTGAACTGGGCCACCCGTTTCGACACCGTCAAGGTGGCGCGGGAGCCCTTGACGCTCCACGAACCCTTGAGCAGCCCCGCGAGGCGCTCGGCAG
This sequence is a window from Candidatus Methylomirabilota bacterium. Protein-coding genes within it:
- the rph gene encoding ribonuclease PH encodes the protein MSARSDGRQPDDLRPVRVTRDYLRHPEGSVLVEFGDTKVVCTASIEEKVPSFLKGQGKGWVTAEYGMLPRSTNTRMTRERNGPSGRSQEIQRLVGRSLRVVVEMAKLGERTVWVDCDVLQADGGTRTAAITGSFIAVADAIGTLVKAGTLPGSPVRDCVAAISVGIVNGTPVLDLNYVEDSSAEVDMNVVMTGAGAFVEVQGTAEQTPFGRDRLTAMLALAEGGIGRLIALQRRVLEARAELSFGL
- a CDS encoding N-acetylmuramoyl-L-alanine amidase, with the protein product MARWPAALLFMCAVLMGAIPVEGATPARPASVEVRGKAGSLGQLTIVSLDDGGSYVSAERLAGLLKGSWSVKGSRATLTVSKRVAQFTRDQARLTVAGEPLTLEAPARATAKGWLIPEGFLAKGLGKLAPGITAARPMAALENRPRLKRVNASVPFEELRYRSYPSFTRIVVEAGAELSYLVAPGQKEIRVRLSSLAVPRVRVEEIDDGLVKEVRLEATGPDALLRIVLESRAADVKTASLQDPFRVVVDIYRPKESASGAAPKTNGGVTPLQLIVMDAGHGGHDPGATGPTGVMEKDVVLDVTRRAARMVEDGLGVKVALTRSTDVFVPLRERTNFANKRRADLFVSIHANAHPRSVSEGVEVYFLSSEATDNEARQTAAIENGVVELENPQSRQRTDLLKSILWDMAQSEFQQESSFLAETVLDSTTRTLRLVNRGVKQAGFYVLGGAAMPAILIEIGFLTNPREEKKLASVEHREAVAKAIYVGLAEYKRRYDQRVRTVQTEPGKSGTSR